Genomic segment of Scyliorhinus torazame isolate Kashiwa2021f chromosome 7, sScyTor2.1, whole genome shotgun sequence:
AATCCGAGGACTGTCACTGCTGGATTCATTTATCAGGTTGAACTGTAATCCCCTTTGGGCGCCAGTCTCGTCGTCTTCCAGCGGTTTGGAAGGTTTTGGAGGTTTGTTCTTCTTGATTTTGTGCTTGATGTTTTTATTGGTCTGTTTTGGAGTGTATAGATCCTTGCTCTCTTTCTTACCAGCCTGATAGCCACTCTTGGCTTCCTTCTGTCTGCAATAGCGAATCAACACCACAATCACAATCACTAGTATGACTGCAATAATCCCAGCGATGACGCCAAACAAGACGTTGCTTCGTTGCTTACTCTTCTCGTACTCAGGATCTCCTGCAATATCCACGTCAAGTGGTGTATTGAGGCTGTGGCCCACCAAAGCCTCCACAAGGCTAACGTTTACCATTGTATCATTCACATATATGTGCACTAGGGCCGTAGCAAAGCGAGCTGGTGTCCCCCCATCTGTCACCCTAACCACAAGCCGGTGCAACCCATAGTGCCTCCGCAAAATTTCCTTCTCCAGGGTCACGCTTCCTCCAGGGGAGACCTGGAAGAGGTCAAATGGGTTTCCACCTACGATACTGTACGTCAAGTTAGCATTGGCTCCAATGTCCATGTCTTCAGCCTTTACCTGATCCACTTGTGCCCCGATGGTAGTGAGGGGATTCATATGCTGGAAGGTTGAATTGGAAGGTTGGGTGATGAAGGGAGTGTTGTCATTTTCATCTAAAACATTGATGGTCACACTGACGTACGCAGACCTCGGCGGTGTTCCACCATCTACTGCCTTCAATTGGAAGGTGTAGGTACTTTGCCGCTCTCGGTCAAAAGAGACACGGGAAAGAATAGTGCCTGTACCATTTTGTATCTCAAACTCACCATTGTCAGGATCCACAAACAAAGTTACTTGGGCATTCATGTCCTTATCTGCATCCGTCACAGTTACCATGCCGACCGGACTAGATGGAGGCAGATTTTCTCGTACTGAGAAACTGTAGCTATTCAGCATGAATTTCGGGTCATTATCGTTTTCATCCAGAACATTGACTACCACTGTGGCTGTTCCCTTAAGGCTTGGGGTGCCTTTGTCTGCGGCAGCTACCTTGAACTCGTAATGCTCCTGTTCCTCGCGGTCAAGGATGGAGTTGACCCTAATCTCTCCAGTGTCTGGATTGATGTCAAACAAGCCCTGGGTGGAGGAGTCTGGGTGCAGAGAATAGGTCAGTTCTGCATTGCTGCCACTGTCAGCGTCTGTAGCCTCCACTTTGACAATGGTGTTGTAAGGCTGGTTGTTTTCATGGAGAGAGACGCGGATAACGTTTTGCGTGAACACTGGAGCGTTGTCATTCACATCCACCACCTGCACTTTTAACGTGTTGCTGCTGGATAGAGGTGGATTGCCCGAATCGACTGCCACAATCTCGATCAGGTATTCCTGGACAGATTCGTAATCCAAAGGGGTGGTGGTCTGCAGGAAGAATTTCTTctttctctcactgctggacccgcTGGCGGGTTTCAGCTGGAAGGGCACATCCCCGGCGACAATGCAAGTGACGGCCGCATTCTCACCTTCATCCCGGTCTGAAACCTGGACCACCGCCACCGGGGAATCGATGGATACGTCCTCATCAATGTTGGCCACCCCATCCTTGTGGGTGACCAGCCCAATGCCTCGGATCTCGATACTGGGGGCATTATCGTTCTTGTCCCTGACAGTGATGATCACTGCAGCCCTGTCCTGTTTGGGGATGGGAGCCTTGTCTTTGGCATGGACAAAGAATTTAAATTGGCTGACCTGCTCACGGTCCACAGGCCTTTGCACGGTGATCCAGCCGCTGCTCTTATCCAGGCGCAGTAACCGCCGGGCACTCTCGGCTGCCTGGGCAAAGGTGTACTCGATCTGGGAGTTGTCACCCAGGTCCAAGTCAGTGGCCCGCACCTGGAGGATGGAGGTGCCAACTGGGCTGTTCTCTTCCACTGTGCCCTCGTAACTGGACCTCTCAAACTTGGGGGCATTGTCGTTAATGTCCAACACGGCGATGCGGAGGATGGCAGTGCTGGTGCGGGGGGGTTTGCCCCCGTCAACCACTCGGATGGTCAGGTCGTAGGTATCCCGCTGCTCCCTATCCAAACGGCCAGTCACGATCAGCTGTGGAAGCTTCTCCCCGTGTTCCTCAGCCACCTGCAAGCTGAAGAGCCCGTGAGTTTCGGTGCCAAGGACCTCGTAGCTGGCCACTCCATTAGTGCCAGCGTCCCGGTCAGTGGCAGTGGGGATATTGACGATGGTGCCCGCATTGGTGTGTTCAGGGATGGATATGGAAATGACGGGAGAGCTGAAACTGGGAGTGTTGTCATTGATGTCCACGATAAGGACCTTTCCCTCCACCAGCACCGGGACTGTGTAGTAAAGAGTGTCCGTCACCGAAATCTCAAACTCCAGGAAACACTCCATGGGGCTTTCACAGGACATGTCCTCCCTGTCGATGGGGGTCTCGGTAGTGTACAGGTTGCCCCCTGTCTCGTCCACCCGCAGGAAAGGCTTGCCAATCTCCAGTTTGAAGAGTCTGTTATTCTTCTCCAAGCCCAGGGTCTCCCCTGGGTTCCCGATCAAGGTGTTGGGGGGCTGTTCCTCGGGGAGAGAGAATTTCACTGAGTTCTGTGCCCGGCACACAGGAAGGggccacaggaacagaaggagccaCAGCAAAGTGGGGACGCAGGGTAAATCCATGAGCTTCAGCGAGGACAGTCCGAGCTGGGgacagagtggggagggagagatttCAAATCAGCAAGAAAAGTGAATCCTTAAAAAAACAACCCCCCATTTCTCAATTGTTCCTGTTTAAACACTTTTGAGAGCCCGATTTGACCCTGAACATTACATTAGCCGACCGACACTGGCATTAACTTTaaacagcagagacacacacacacacagacacagacacacacacacagacagacacacacacagtcaggcacacacacacacacagacaggcacacacacagtcagacacacacacacacacacacacacacagtcacacacacagacagacacacacacacagtcagacacacacacacacagacaggcacacacacagtcagacacacacgcacacacagacagacacacacacacagtcagacacacacacacacagacagacacacacacacacagtcacacacacagacagacacacacacacagtcacacacacagacagacacacacacagtcagacacacacacacacagacaggcacacacacagtcacacacacagacagacacacacacagtcagacacagacacacacacagacagacacacacacagacacacacacacacagacacacacagtcacacacacagacagacacccacacagtcagacacacacacacacacagacaggcacacacacagtcacacacacagtcagacacacacacacacagacagacacacagtcaaacacacacacgcacacagacaggcacacagagacacacagacagacacacacacagtcacacacacagacacacacacagtcacacacacagacagacagacacacacacacagacagacacacagtcaaacacacacacgcacacagacagacacacacacagtcagacacacgcacacacagacagacacacagtcacacacacacacgcacacagacagacacacacacagtcagacacacacacacacagacagacacagtcaaacacacacgcacacagacaggcacacagagacacacagacagacacacacacacagtcacacacacacacagatgcacacgcacacagtcacacacagacagacacacacacacagtcacacacacacacagaggcacacacacacagtcacactcagacaggcacacacacacagacacacagtcacacacacacacacgggaaccAGACCCTCTATTTCTACTGCTGAATATATTCCAGGAGTTTACAAAGCAAGCTGTAAAATAGACTGGATCCGGCAGAGAGATTGTTGGAGATTCTCAAGCTCAGAGCCAGAGGGGGGTCAGAGAAACCCCCTTTCAGTGAAATGCCCTGTGTGGCAACGGCCTCCCCAGCGCCGCAGACTGGGAACTCACTGCGAGATCACAGGAAAGGCAGCAGCAACATCACCACCAATCTCCCAGCCTCTTGGGAGACAGACTTCccgagtgtctgagctgggggtatgtgtgtgtgtgtgtgtgttggggggtgggggggggggcacagagagagagagagagagacacacacacacacacaggagagagagaaagacagaggggaACACAGACTGAAACAGGAAGAGAGAATCAGAGACACGgagcgaaagagggaggaagagaaATGAggtggacagcgagggagagaggcaggggtggacacagggggagagagacagagggagacagaaagagagagagggacacagggagacagagagagagagagacagagagagggagacacagagggagagagatgcagaaggagagagacagagatatacagagagagggggagaaacagagagagacagagggagagagggcagggagacagagagagagggacaggcagagggagagactcagagagagagatatacagaaagagggagagagacagagggagagagagacacaggagagagacagaggtgtagacacagagggagagagacagagagagggagagacacagagggagagacagagagagggacagaggtgtagacacagagggagagagacagagagagggagacccagagggagagagacagagagagggacagaggtgtagacacagagggagagagacagagagagggaaacccagagggagagagacagagagagggacagaggtgcagagacagagggagagagacagagagagaggcagaggtgtagacacagagggagagagacagagagagttagagggagagagacggagggagcgaGCTGCAGTATGTGTTCCACAGGCTGGGGACAGAGGGGGTGGTTCCGCCAACACCGAGCGATGGAGGCGAGGGAGTCGGCAGGTTACATTCCAAAAAATAAACCCGACAAGTTATTGATAAAGCTGTCATACATTCCTACCTGGAGAGTAGAGTACACAATATCTCCCAGTCTGCAAATCGAAGCTGTGTGAAACACCTCACACTTCTTGCTGATTTCCCCTTAACCCGACCGAGGTTTTGGAACCAATTCCTATTGcagaccaactcccagctcccagcATTTAACAGCAGCTCTCCCTCTGCAAGTAGCAGCTTCGCGATTGAATGTAGCCGCTTTCACAAAACTGGCTGCAGCTTGAGACAGGCTGCGATGTGCCCAGCAACTAAACCAAATCGCTCCATCGGAGGTGCCAGCCTTTCAACACAATCCCAAATAAACTGCTTATTGCAACCTGCAAATACTGCTTACCTCACTCACTGTGATTCAGCTGCACTGTGCctgccagtgtgtctgtgtgtgtgtgtctccctctctctctgtctctctcctccctctATCTCCTTCATTCTTCCCAATAAAACTGAGTCAGTCTCGCAGTCCGCCCTGCGCGTCACACACATTAACTAACTCAGCCTCATCTaacccagggagagtgagggaggggtgtgtgtgagagagagatgggggggggggggggggggggggggatgattcacCCGAGTCAATAGCCACACTTGTTTTCAATAATAAACTCTCTCCCTGCATAGACACAAATAACAGCGGGGGGAGCCAGCAATTTCAAAGCCAGCCCTTCACAAAACAACTGACAATTGCTGAGCAAATTGAGAATTCAAACAGACCCAATTCATCAAAATTACGCTGATCGCCCCTTTTACAAAACTGGATTTAGAAAAATCTGTGATGAGCAACACGCTGGCTGTGGTTTTACCGCATTAATCCCAACTCCTCAGGATCTCTGCTCAGGATCTCTGCTCAGGATCACTGCTGCTAATCGCAGCTTCGCCCACGTACACTCCCCGCATTTTACACACTATCCCCTTCTGTCCACCTCCAATCCCGCTGGatctaccctccctccctcccgctctgcctgtccctccctctctgcctccctctccctccctctctgcctctccctccctccctccctttgccgccctccctccctccctgcctctccctccctctctgcctctccctccctgcctctgcctctccctccctgcctccctccctctctgcctccctccctccctgcctctccctccctgcctctgcctccctccctgcctgcctccctccctctctgcctctccctccctccctccgtgcctctccctccctccctgcccctctctctgatGGATGGGAGAGGGGGATGCCACAGTGCCAGGCAGAGGGAGGGATAGCTGGCTGCACACCttgctgtgtgagtgtgagctgcactctcgctctctctgccttgtGATGTTTGgaaatggcagtgccaacctgttgcCCAAGTTTAAAGGAGCCCGGGTTTAACGAGAGAGGGCGCCATCTACAGACAGAGCTGGAAGATTTTCCCGCAACTCCCACCAGGAACAATCCTCACCGATGATTCCTTCCCCTCCCCAAAAAGGAGCAACTTTTCACAGAGGCACCGGGAGCAATGGCAGAAGCTTGGCAGCCGCCCAGCGGCAGACACGGGGCTGGGATTCTCGCTGACGCTGCTTTCCAAACCGGGCCAGAGTTTGGATTCTCCAGGCCAGCCCCACATTGGCAAAATACCCAATTATTCTGGGGGATTTAGGAGAACGGATTCCATCCGCACTAAACAATTCAAAGCCTAAATGTAGCCAATCCcaaacatcccaaacacccccattCTCCTGGAGTCAGCGCGCTGCAGCTTCCCAGGAGGTCAGACAGCACGCCGATCGGCCACAGGAGCCATCACAGCAGCTTCCTGAACCCGGCTGAATGCAGCTGCCCACAGCCCGTGTGTGCACCGTGACTGCCCACCCCCAGCCCAGCACCCACCCCTGCCCAGCACCCACAACCTGCCCAGGACCCACCCCCTGCCCAGCACCCACCCCTGCCCAGCACCCACCCCCTGTCCagcacccaccccctgcccaggACCCACCCACTGCCCagcacccaccccctgcccaggACCCACCCCTGCCCAGCACCCACCACCTGCCCAGGACCCACCCCCTGCCCAGCACCCACCCCTGCCCAGCACCCACCCCTGCCCAGCACCCACCCCCTGTCCagcacccaccccctgcccaggACCCACCCACTGCCCagcacccaccccctgcccaggACCCACCCCTGCCCAGCACCCaccacctgcccaggacacaccccctgcccagcacccaccccctgcccaggACCCACCCATGCCCAGCACCCACCACCTGCCCAGGACCCACCCCCTGCCCagcacccaccccctgcccaggACCCACCCCTGCCCAGCACCCACCACCTGCCCAGGACCCACCCCTGCCCAGCACCCACCACCTGCCCAGGACCCACCCCCTGCCCagcacccaccccctgcccaggACCCACCCCTGCCCAGCACCCACCACCTGCCCAGGACCCACCCCCTGCCCagcacccaccccctgcccaggacccacccatgcccagcacccaccccctgcccagcacccaccccctgcccagcATCCACCCCGGCCCAGCACCCACCCCTGCACAGGACCCACCCCCTGCCCAGGACCCACCCCTGCCCAGAACCCACCCCCTGCCCAGCACCCATCCCCTGCCCAGCATCCACCCCGGCCAAGCACCCacccctgcccaggacacaccccctgcccagcacccaccccctgcccagcacccaccccctgcccagcATCCACCCCGGCCCAGCACCCACCCCTGCCCAGGACCCAGCCCCTGCCCAGCATCCACCCCCTGCCCAGCACCCACCCCTGCCCAGGACCCACGCCCTGCCCAGGACCCACCCCTGCCCAGAACCCACCCCCTGCCCAGGACCCACCcctgcccagcacccaccccagcccagcacccaccccctgcccagcATCCACCCCGGCCCAGCACCCACCCCTGCCTAGGACCCACCCCATGCCCAGCAACCACCCCCTGCCCAGGACCCACCCCTGTCCAGCACCCACTCCCTGCCCAGCACCCACCACTTGCCCAGCATCCACCCCGGCCCAGCACCCACCCCagcccaggacacactccctgCCCAGCACCCACCCCTGCCCAGGACCCAACCCCTGCCCagcacccaccccctgcccagcACCCATCCATGCCCAGGACCCACCCCTGCCCAGCACCCACCCCGTGACCAGCAACCACCCCTGCCCAGCACCCACCACTGCCCAGGACCCACCCCCTGCCCAGCACCCACCCCTGCCCAGGACGCACCTCCTGCCCAGGACCCACCCACTGCCCAGCACACACCCCTGTCCAGGACCCACCCCCTGCCCAGGACCCACCCCCTGCCCAGAACCCACACCCTGCCCAGCACCCACCCCTGCCCAGGATCCACCCCCTGCCCAGTACTCACTCCCTGCCCAGCACCCACCCCTGCCCAGCACCATCCCATGCCCAGCACCCACCcctgcccagcacccaccccatgcccagcacccacccaagcccaggacccaccccctgcccagcacccaccccatgcCCAGCACCCACCTCTGCCCAGGACCCTCCCCCTGCCCAGGACCCAGCCCTGCCCAAGTCCCACCCCCTGCCCAGcacccagtcactctcactcactcattcactcactcacacactcacccattcactcactcactcacccatttactcgctctctcatccactcactcactcacccactcaaccattaactcactcgctcactcaaccactcactcactcactcacccattcactcagtctctcactcagtcactcacccattcactcactctctcactcactcactcactcactcacccattcactcactctcccactcactcactcacccactcactcactcactcactcactcactcactcgctcacccattcactcactctctcactcacttactcactcacccactcactcactcactcattcgctcactcactcattcacccattcactcactcgctcactcactcactcactcactcactcactcacccattcacacactcactcactcactcacccattcactcactctctcactcactcaccaactcactcactcactcactcacacacccattcacacactcactcactcactcacccactcactcactcgctcacccattcactcactctctcactcacttactcactcacccactcactcactcactcactcattcgctcactcactcattcacccattcactcactcgctcactcactcacccactcacccattcacccattcactcacttgctcactcactctctcactcacttactcactcacccactcactcactcactcactcatttgcttactcactcattcacccattcactcactcggtCACTCacttacccattcactcactcgctcactcactcactcactcagtcactcattcacccattcactcactcgctcactcactcactcactcactcactcactcacccattcacacactcactcactcactcacccattcacacactcactcactcacccattcactcactcactcactcactcactcaaccattcactcactcacccactcactcacactctcactcactcaaccattcactcactcactcacccactcagtcactcattcacccattcactcactcgctcactcactcactcactcacccattcacacactcactcactcactcacccattcacacactcactcactcacccattcactcactcactcactcactcactcaaccattcactcactcacccactcactcacactctcactcactcaaccattcactcactcactcacccactcactcactcgatcattcactcactcactcacccattcactcactctctcactcactcacccactcactcactcactcacccattcactctctcactcactcactcactcacccactcacacattcactcacccactcactcactcacccattcactcactcgctcactcactcactcactcagtcactcattcacccattcactcactcgctcactcactcactcactcactcactcacccattcacacactcactcactcactcacccattcacacactcactcactcacccattcactcactcactcactcactcaaccattcactcactcacccactcactcacactctcactcactcaaccaatcactcaatcactcacccactcactcactctctcactcactcagccattcactcactcactcacccattcactcactcgctcattcactcactcactcacccattcactcactctctcactcactcacccactcactcactcactcacccactcacgcacacactcacccattcactctctcactcactcactcactcacccactcacccactcactcacactctcactcactcaaccaatcactcaatcactcacccactcactcactctctcactcactcagccattcactcactcactcacccattcactcactcgctcattcactcactcactcacccattcactcactctctcactcactctcactcaatcactcactcacccactcactcactcactcactcacccattcactcactcatccactcactcactcactcacccatttactcactcaccctctcactcactcaccaattcactcactcactcactcacccatcactcactcactcactcactcacccattcactcactctctctctcactcactcacccactcactcactcacccattcactcactctctcactcactcaaccattcactcactcactcaccaactcactcacttgctcattcattgactcactcacccattcactcactctctcactcactcacccactcactcactcactcacccactcactcactcacccattcactctatcaatcactcactcacacactcacccactcacccactcactcactcactcacctaccgagtcaatcactcactcactcacccacccactcattcaatcactcacccactcactcactcactcacccattcactcactcactcactcacccactcattcactcactcactcactcactcacccactcactcactcacccattcactcactaactcactcactcacatacccactcactcactcactcactcacccactcactcaatcactcactcacccattcactcacccactcactcactcacccattcactcacccactcacacactctctcactcactcactcacccacacactcgctcactcactcacccattcactctctctcactcactcacccactcactcactcacttacccattcactcactctctcactaatacactcactcactcacccattcactctctctcactcactcacacactcacacactcactcacccactcacttactcactcacccattcactcattcactctctcaataactcactcacaaatccactcactcactcattcacacactcacacattcactcactcactcacctgctcactcactcactcattcactcacttacccactcactcaatcactcactgactcacccattcactcactcactcactcattcactcactcgcccactcactcactcactcaaccattaactcacacgctcactcaaccactcactcactcactcacccattcactcactctctcactcaatcactcacccatgcactcactctcgcactcactcactcactcactcacccattcactcactctcccactcactgactcacccactcactcactcacccactcactcactcgctcagccattcactcactctctcactcacttactcactcacccactcactcactcactcactcattcgctcATTCACTGATTCACccattcacacactcgctcactcactcactcactcactcactcacccattcacacagtcactcattcactcacccacacacacactcacccattcactcacactctcactcactcaaccattcactcactgaaccactcactcacactctcactcactcaaccattcactcactcactcacccactcactcactcgatcattcactcacttactcacccatacactcactctctcactcactcacccactcactcactcactcacccactcactcactcactcactcacccattcactctctcactcactcactcactcacccatacactcaatctctcactcactcacccactcattcactcactcacccactcactcactcactcacccattcacactctcactcactcactcactcacccactcacacattcactcacccactcactcactcacccattcactcactctcactcaaccactcactcacccactcactcactcactcactcacccattcactcactcacccactcactcactcactctcccattcactcactcactcactcacccactcactcactcaccaattcactcactcactcactcacccacccactcactcactcactcacccattcactcactctctctctcactcaccaactcactcactcactc
This window contains:
- the LOC140427207 gene encoding protocadherin-1-like isoform X1 → MDLPCVPTLLWLLLFLWPLPVCRAQNSVKFSLPEEQPPNTLIGNPGETLGLEKNNRLFKLEIGKPFLRVDETGGNLYTTETPIDREDMSCESPMECFLEFEISVTDTLYYTVPVLVEGKVLIVDINDNTPSFSSPVISISIPEHTNAGTIVNIPTATDRDAGTNGVASYEVLGTETHGLFSLQVAEEHGEKLPQLIVTGRLDREQRDTYDLTIRVVDGGKPPRTSTAILRIAVLDINDNAPKFERSSYEGTVEENSPVGTSILQVRATDLDLGDNSQIEYTFAQAAESARRLLRLDKSSGWITVQRPVDREQVSQFKFFVHAKDKAPIPKQDRAAVIITVRDKNDNAPSIEIRGIGLVTHKDGVANIDEDVSIDSPVAVVQVSDRDEGENAAVTCIVAGDVPFQLKPASGSSSERKKKFFLQTTTPLDYESVQEYLIEIVAVDSGNPPLSSSNTLKVQVVDVNDNAPVFTQNVIRVSLHENNQPYNTIVKVEATDADSGSNAELTYSLHPDSSTQGLFDINPDTGEIRVNSILDREEQEHYEFKVAAADKGTPSLKGTATVVVNVLDENDNDPKFMLNSYSFSVRENLPPSSPVGMVTVTDADKDMNAQVTLFVDPDNGEFEIQNGTGTILSRVSFDRERQSTYTFQLKAVDGGTPPRSAYVSVTINVLDENDNTPFITQPSNSTFQHMNPLTTIGAQVDQVKAEDMDIGANANLTYSIVGGNPFDLFQVSPGGSVTLEKEILRRHYGLHRLVVRVTDGGTPARFATALVHIYVNDTMVNVSLVEALVGHSLNTPLDVDIAGDPEYEKSKQRSNVLFGVIAGIIAVILVIVIVVLIRYCRQKEAKSGYQAGKKESKDLYTPKQTNKNIKHKIKKNKPPKPSKPLEDDETGAQRGLQFNLINESSSDSPRIHLPLNCNPGSPDLGRHYRSNSPLPSIQLHPQSPTAGKKHQVVQDLPATNTFVGTGDNNSTGSDQYSDYSYKANPPKYNKQLPHRRVTFSTANQSQDLQDPSQHSYYDSGLEESETPSSKSSSGPRLGPLALPEDHYERTTPDGSIGEMEHPENDLRPLPDVAMTGNCTRECTEFGHSDSCWMPGQPSPNRKQNNAPKLSTFVPYEEQGSQDRLTNMSPRLMEDGNAKMANIRFIPTHSAFPSSNHEPNKDSALEEIPLTQPPDYQHTTDPGPANSKREIYL
- the LOC140427207 gene encoding protocadherin-1-like isoform X4; this encodes MDLPCVPTLLWLLLFLWPLPVCRAQNSVKFSLPEEQPPNTLIGNPGETLGLEKNNRLFKLEIGKPFLRVDETGGNLYTTETPIDREDMSCESPMECFLEFEISVTDTLYYTVPVLVEGKVLIVDINDNTPSFSSPVISISIPEHTNAGTIVNIPTATDRDAGTNGVASYEVLGTETHGLFSLQVAEEHGEKLPQLIVTGRLDREQRDTYDLTIRVVDGGKPPRTSTAILRIAVLDINDNAPKFERSSYEGTVEENSPVGTSILQVRATDLDLGDNSQIEYTFAQAAESARRLLRLDKSSGWITVQRPVDREQVSQFKFFVHAKDKAPIPKQDRAAVIITVRDKNDNAPSIEIRGIGLVTHKDGVANIDEDVSIDSPVAVVQVSDRDEGENAAVTCIVAGDVPFQLKPASGSSSERKKKFFLQTTTPLDYESVQEYLIEIVAVDSGNPPLSSSNTLKVQVVDVNDNAPVFTQNVIRVSLHENNQPYNTIVKVEATDADSGSNAELTYSLHPDSSTQGLFDINPDTGEIRVNSILDREEQEHYEFKVAAADKGTPSLKGTATVVVNVLDENDNDPKFMLNSYSFSVRENLPPSSPVGMVTVTDADKDMNAQVTLFVDPDNGEFEIQNGTGTILSRVSFDRERQSTYTFQLKAVDGGTPPRSAYVSVTINVLDENDNTPFITQPSNSTFQHMNPLTTIGAQVDQVKAEDMDIGANANLTYSIVGGNPFDLFQVSPGGSVTLEKEILRRHYGLHRLVVRVTDGGTPARFATALVHIYVNDTMVNVSLVEALVGHSLNTPLDVDIAGDPEYEKSKQRSNVLFGVIAGIIAVILVIVIVVLIRYCRQKEAKSGYQAGKKESKDLYTPKQTNKNIKHKIKKNKPPKPSKPLEDDETGAQRGLQFNLINESSSDSPRIHLPLNCNPGSPDLGRHYRSNSPLPSIQLHPQSPTAGKKHQVVQDLPATNTFVGTGDNNSTGSDQYSDYSYKANPPKYNKQLPHRRVTFSTANQSQDLQDPSQHSYYDSGLEESETPSSKSSSGPRLGPLALPEDHYERTTPDGSIGEMEHPENDTSMRGKRSEMEISDRCLTWL